From a region of the Ketobacter sp. MCCC 1A13808 genome:
- a CDS encoding NTP transferase domain-containing protein, with the protein MTCGVILLAAGRSTRFGSDKREARIKGMPLLLYTVQQYTALSCPILVVINQSLSQNTVSELEKTSQLLVMPEPSDNPTVYGMADSLAAAIKRVSMLGWNASLIGLGDMPFVQPETLKQLHNGLQSCSAVVPVYNGQWGHPVGFRQHYFSELAKLNGDRGGRSVLESARPMQYEVNDSGVVSDIDTPEQLHSLLNKTN; encoded by the coding sequence GTGACTTGTGGCGTTATTCTGTTAGCCGCAGGCAGGTCGACCCGCTTCGGGAGTGACAAGCGTGAAGCGCGGATAAAAGGTATGCCGTTATTATTGTACACAGTGCAACAATATACAGCGCTATCGTGCCCGATCCTGGTTGTGATCAATCAGAGCCTATCGCAAAACACCGTATCCGAACTTGAAAAAACAAGTCAGCTTCTTGTCATGCCCGAACCGTCAGACAATCCTACTGTGTACGGCATGGCGGACAGCTTGGCCGCAGCAATCAAGCGCGTTTCAATGTTGGGATGGAACGCCAGCTTAATCGGTCTGGGCGATATGCCTTTTGTCCAACCCGAAACCCTAAAACAGCTACATAATGGATTGCAATCTTGCTCTGCCGTCGTTCCGGTATATAACGGACAATGGGGACATCCGGTAGGGTTCCGGCAACACTATTTTTCTGAACTTGCGAAATTGAACGGCGATAGAGGAGGGCGATCTGTATTGGAGTCGGCACGGCCGATGCAATACGAAGTGAACGATTCCGGCGTGGTATCAGACATTGATACACCTGAACAATTACACAGCCTGTTAAACAAAACTAATTGA
- a CDS encoding TauD/TfdA dioxygenase family protein: MSFKVSPLNELIGSEIEIESQYLSSPEVVPELRKLLIERGVLVFKELHPTDAEQMSMARLLGTLREELGKGIYKITLDKKSNANAEYLKGSFQWHIDGTHDDIPPFATMLTGLTLSETGGQTEFANSYAAYEQLPQETKKRIQNLQVVHSVEMSMTRADITRSEANLAYWRSFQPKTHNLVWTHQCGRRSLVIGCHASHIVGMPKSESDALLSELLEWATQPKFVYRHEWSPGDLIIWDNTGVIHRVEPYPLDCGRIMHRCTLMGEEPFA, from the coding sequence ATGTCGTTTAAGGTGTCGCCGCTGAACGAGCTAATCGGTTCAGAAATAGAAATTGAATCGCAATATCTGAGTTCCCCTGAAGTGGTTCCTGAATTAAGAAAGTTACTTATTGAACGTGGTGTGCTGGTGTTCAAGGAGCTGCACCCAACGGACGCAGAGCAGATGAGTATGGCGCGCTTGCTCGGTACTCTGCGCGAAGAGCTGGGAAAAGGCATTTATAAAATCACCCTGGATAAAAAATCCAATGCCAACGCTGAATACCTTAAAGGTTCTTTTCAGTGGCACATTGATGGCACCCACGACGATATACCGCCATTTGCCACCATGCTCACCGGTCTGACCTTATCGGAAACAGGCGGACAGACTGAATTCGCGAATTCTTATGCTGCTTATGAGCAACTCCCACAAGAAACCAAAAAGCGTATTCAAAACCTCCAAGTTGTCCACAGCGTAGAAATGTCGATGACCCGCGCTGACATCACCCGCTCTGAAGCAAACCTGGCTTATTGGAGAAGCTTTCAACCGAAGACGCATAATCTTGTCTGGACACACCAATGCGGTCGCCGGTCTTTGGTCATTGGTTGCCACGCTTCGCATATTGTCGGTATGCCGAAATCAGAAAGCGATGCGCTGTTATCCGAATTGCTTGAATGGGCGACGCAACCAAAATTTGTCTACCGGCATGAATGGTCACCAGGTGATTTGATTATTTGGGATAACACCGGGGTTATTCACAGAGTGGAGCCCTATCCCCTGGATTGTGGGCGTATCATGCATCGATGCACGTTAATGGGTGAAGAGCCTTTCGCATAA
- a CDS encoding TetR/AcrR family transcriptional regulator, translating into MDEVSTIKRRDPEKTKARILEAAQKLFAERGYAQTGLRDIAKLADVSSALPVRYFESKAGLFEAALLSALDLQAVLSLQKESFGKTLVRAVLDPDQTIRLPAMIALAIGDDESAAIAKKFAQDYMLNPIAEWIGPPHGLARATLILNISTGFVIYNRHIFIEGTPASKAAVAVWLENTLQGIVEGTADSLDYFLPKNNF; encoded by the coding sequence ATGGATGAAGTCTCTACGATCAAACGTCGGGATCCGGAAAAAACCAAAGCACGTATTCTGGAAGCGGCGCAAAAGCTGTTCGCGGAGCGAGGCTACGCCCAAACAGGTTTGCGGGACATTGCTAAACTCGCCGATGTCTCTTCGGCTCTACCGGTGCGTTACTTTGAGTCGAAAGCCGGGCTATTTGAAGCCGCCCTACTCAGTGCGTTGGATCTTCAGGCGGTATTAAGCCTGCAAAAGGAAAGCTTTGGTAAAACCCTGGTTCGGGCCGTGCTCGATCCGGACCAGACGATCAGGTTACCTGCGATGATCGCCCTGGCCATCGGCGATGATGAATCGGCTGCCATCGCAAAAAAGTTCGCGCAAGACTATATGCTGAACCCGATCGCAGAATGGATTGGTCCCCCCCATGGGCTGGCCAGGGCCACCTTGATTCTGAACATCAGTACGGGATTTGTAATCTATAACCGGCATATTTTCATAGAGGGAACACCCGCATCGAAAGCAGCAGTAGCGGTTTGGCTGGAAAATACATTGCAGGGCATTGTTGAAGGAACCGCAGACTCGCTGGATTATTTTCTACCGAAAAATAATTTCTGA
- a CDS encoding acyl-CoA thioesterase domain-containing protein, whose amino-acid sequence MAISEVNIKSNFVADLDLTSMLVTPERCIMLAPLTDAVRSSKGSSRVGVLSTMLDVACSDPALAACRPDWTATQDLSVHAIDWLVEGPMVVDAQLLRIGKKTIVISAIIYDGHGRSDIQEIKTLIDGAPKTNTSGEQSALTPAAKCLLTFARIPGTAASGAENYTPAEWVGKLRRRTPEGAEPGEINEKIGMNMIDAENGVIEVNCIPYIINAIGTINGGVQTVILEVAAESMRPGLVATDIQVNFLSQLKVGPARTSATVLRDSADHSVVSLQLMDAGNDDKLLTLATVLLQKP is encoded by the coding sequence ATGGCCATTTCAGAAGTAAATATTAAAAGCAACTTCGTCGCTGATCTTGATCTTACATCGATGCTGGTCACACCTGAGCGTTGTATTATGCTAGCGCCCTTAACGGATGCCGTGCGCTCCTCCAAGGGATCGTCCCGGGTCGGTGTTTTGTCTACGATGCTCGATGTTGCATGCTCTGACCCTGCGTTAGCTGCCTGTCGGCCTGATTGGACCGCAACCCAGGATTTAAGTGTTCATGCTATAGATTGGTTGGTAGAGGGTCCTATGGTGGTGGATGCGCAGCTGCTACGAATCGGCAAGAAGACCATTGTTATTTCGGCCATCATCTATGACGGACATGGCCGGAGTGATATTCAGGAAATAAAGACGTTAATAGATGGCGCGCCAAAAACCAATACTTCGGGTGAGCAATCCGCACTTACACCCGCCGCAAAATGCCTGCTGACATTTGCCCGTATTCCCGGTACTGCCGCCAGTGGTGCAGAAAATTATACGCCAGCTGAGTGGGTGGGAAAGCTTAGGCGTCGCACCCCGGAAGGTGCGGAACCGGGTGAAATCAATGAAAAAATTGGTATGAACATGATCGACGCAGAAAACGGCGTGATCGAGGTGAATTGCATACCCTACATTATCAACGCCATAGGAACGATCAATGGCGGTGTCCAAACAGTGATTCTGGAAGTTGCTGCCGAGAGTATGCGCCCCGGTTTGGTGGCGACGGATATACAGGTTAATTTTTTATCGCAACTGAAAGTCGGTCCGGCACGGACTTCGGCGACAGTTCTAAGAGATTCAGCCGATCATAGCGTGGTTTCATTGCAACTGATGGATGCCGGCAACGATGATAAACTACTAACCCTGGCGACGGTGCTTTTACAAAAACCTTAG
- a CDS encoding alpha/beta hydrolase family protein — MAGLFILNGCGGSEYDYQGPGLATVKEDPDTAPWFTVYRPADLASAVEQKGHLLPVIVWANGGCFRSDFTWQPLFKRWAAEGYVVLALSASPGAGQLGMTSVTQHGALIDWALNQADYVDMLDADKVVAAGNSCGGVTALGLTAIDPRVSAVFVLSGSSALGASSNNIMDDVTVPVGFVVGGPSDIAGPNAVADYNALAEGIPGMVANRFEGGHQTVSTTVPILEEIADISFNWMQLALYGSTESYNELTSAKVCSDCTPEHWTLTSKHLDTLLQ; from the coding sequence GTGGCAGGTTTATTCATACTAAACGGATGCGGTGGCAGTGAGTACGATTACCAGGGCCCGGGTTTGGCCACGGTAAAAGAAGATCCGGACACGGCACCCTGGTTTACGGTATACCGGCCTGCAGATTTGGCGTCTGCAGTAGAACAAAAAGGGCATCTTTTGCCGGTAATTGTTTGGGCGAACGGGGGTTGTTTCCGCAGTGATTTTACTTGGCAGCCTTTATTCAAACGATGGGCTGCTGAAGGCTATGTTGTTCTGGCATTGTCAGCCTCACCAGGGGCAGGTCAGCTGGGCATGACTTCGGTCACACAGCACGGTGCGCTGATTGATTGGGCGCTGAATCAGGCCGACTATGTGGATATGCTGGATGCAGACAAGGTCGTTGCTGCCGGTAACTCCTGTGGCGGGGTAACGGCATTGGGGTTAACGGCGATTGACCCGCGAGTATCAGCAGTATTCGTTCTATCCGGTTCCAGTGCACTCGGTGCATCAAGCAACAATATCATGGATGACGTTACCGTTCCGGTTGGCTTTGTTGTCGGCGGTCCGTCTGATATCGCCGGGCCTAACGCGGTCGCAGACTATAACGCACTTGCTGAAGGTATCCCGGGAATGGTGGCTAATCGCTTTGAAGGTGGCCACCAGACGGTTTCAACAACCGTACCTATTTTGGAGGAAATTGCCGATATCTCCTTTAACTGGATGCAACTTGCACTGTATGGTTCCACCGAATCGTATAATGAGCTGACCTCGGCTAAGGTGTGCTCTGACTGCACACCGGAGCATTGGACGTTAACATCCAAACACCTTGATACACTCTTGCAATAG
- a CDS encoding aldo/keto reductase, which produces MPTQLDHYRLLGRSGLRVSPLSLGTMTFGMSGWGTDLNEAEKMVNHYLEKGGNFIDTANFYAAGKAETMLGQILDTRRQQLVVATKYSLSMRRGDPNASGNQRKNMVQAVEESLKRLQTDYIDLFYLHLWDNHTPAEEILRAFDDLVRSGKILYAGISDTPAWQISRLQAIADLRGWSPFVALQVPYNLTERTVEREFMPMALEMGLGVLPWSPLAGGVLSGKYTREDLHQKSADMSTRKNINLATGRLTEKALDIADVVRTIAVELNCSAAQVSLAWTLLNPAVTSPIIGARTYAQCEDNLAALQIEFNEDQIIRLQEISRVESCFPHTMIDTPTADMMFGSIKIAKRPSP; this is translated from the coding sequence ATGCCAACTCAACTCGATCACTATCGTCTTCTGGGCCGTTCTGGGCTCCGCGTATCACCTCTATCGCTCGGCACCATGACGTTTGGCATGAGTGGGTGGGGCACCGATCTGAACGAAGCAGAAAAGATGGTTAATCACTACCTGGAGAAGGGCGGCAACTTCATCGATACCGCCAATTTTTATGCTGCAGGCAAAGCAGAAACCATGCTTGGGCAAATTCTGGATACACGCCGTCAGCAATTGGTTGTTGCCACCAAATACAGCTTATCGATGCGTCGCGGTGACCCCAATGCCAGTGGCAATCAGCGCAAAAATATGGTGCAAGCGGTAGAAGAAAGCCTCAAACGCTTACAGACCGACTACATCGACCTTTTCTATCTTCATCTTTGGGACAACCATACTCCCGCGGAGGAAATTCTCCGTGCATTCGATGATTTGGTTCGTTCCGGCAAAATTCTTTACGCCGGCATTTCTGACACACCCGCTTGGCAAATTTCCCGCTTACAGGCTATTGCCGATTTAAGAGGCTGGTCTCCCTTTGTTGCGCTGCAGGTGCCTTATAATTTGACCGAACGCACTGTGGAGCGAGAGTTCATGCCGATGGCCCTGGAAATGGGACTGGGAGTATTACCCTGGTCACCATTAGCCGGTGGCGTGCTCTCCGGCAAATACACCAGGGAAGACCTGCATCAAAAGTCCGCTGATATGAGTACCCGCAAAAATATCAATCTGGCCACCGGCAGACTCACGGAAAAAGCGTTGGATATTGCCGACGTCGTTCGCACCATCGCTGTTGAGCTAAACTGCAGTGCTGCACAGGTATCGTTGGCCTGGACGTTATTGAATCCAGCGGTTACCTCGCCGATTATCGGTGCACGAACCTACGCTCAATGCGAGGACAACCTGGCGGCTTTGCAAATTGAGTTTAACGAAGACCAGATAATCCGTTTACAGGAAATCAGTCGTGTTGAGTCCTGCTTTCCGCACACTATGATCGATACACCCACCGCCGATATGATGTTCGGCAGTATTAAAATTGCGAAAAGACCGTCACCTTAG
- a CDS encoding TetR/AcrR family transcriptional regulator, whose product MTRKPIKTKSATRPRGRPRPEDVGAIESKYLEVALKEFLQYGYGDAAMARIAQAAGGSKTTLYSRYPSKEDLFRAIIFDQIARASPEAALRSGAAPLGLQQGLKSFANHMLEHSLQADQIAVNKLMYSESYRFPELGVASAEKTNRGILRISAFIRESASRDRVPCANPDAVAKAFIFMIRGWYIHHLLTDTTVTDKERKQWVDQAVNTLVLSREDW is encoded by the coding sequence ATGACTAGAAAACCCATAAAGACAAAATCCGCCACCAGACCGCGTGGACGCCCACGCCCGGAGGATGTGGGCGCGATTGAAAGTAAATACCTTGAGGTCGCACTGAAGGAGTTTCTGCAATACGGCTACGGTGATGCGGCTATGGCCCGCATAGCACAGGCTGCGGGGGGCTCCAAAACAACTCTATACTCGCGCTACCCGTCCAAAGAAGATCTATTCAGGGCTATTATTTTTGACCAGATTGCGCGGGCTTCGCCTGAGGCGGCATTGCGCTCTGGCGCGGCTCCATTGGGGCTTCAGCAAGGGCTTAAATCGTTCGCGAATCATATGCTTGAACACAGTTTGCAGGCAGACCAGATTGCGGTGAATAAGCTAATGTACAGCGAATCCTACCGTTTTCCCGAATTGGGCGTGGCCTCTGCGGAAAAAACCAATCGTGGAATACTGAGGATTTCCGCCTTTATCCGGGAAAGTGCCTCTCGGGATCGTGTTCCCTGTGCGAATCCCGATGCAGTGGCCAAGGCGTTTATTTTTATGATCCGGGGCTGGTATATCCATCACCTGCTAACCGATACGACAGTCACGGATAAGGAACGGAAACAATGGGTGGATCAGGCCGTTAACACGCTGGTTCTATCGCGCGAAGACTGGTGA
- a CDS encoding XdhC family protein: MHSLDHQVLFTLQQWVEQELTSWLCTIVATHGSSPRPVGSVMACNRKGQVTGSLSGGCVEEDLIQRLLNSDITDFPSIVEYGVSAEENARLGLPCGGKLTVMIEKLDRSALPILQSINQTLNNRECIERTTELESGTISLRPAQRFAALEMSEKRCIQVYGPRYNLLLVGAGQIAECLAQMASMMDYRVIVTDPREDKLKEFQSHIKNESIDCECVGGMPDDVARQYANDPFSIVITLTHDPRIDDMALMEALTLQNYYVGALGSVRTTNQRLKRLAQLDLSPKQINRLHAPVGLSIGSKTAPEIAVSILAQLTQIRRTSESNTNEEPTS, translated from the coding sequence ATGCACAGTCTTGATCATCAGGTGTTATTCACATTACAGCAATGGGTAGAGCAGGAACTTACTTCCTGGCTGTGCACCATCGTTGCCACACACGGTTCTTCGCCCCGTCCAGTCGGGTCTGTAATGGCCTGCAACCGGAAAGGACAGGTAACAGGCTCCTTGTCCGGCGGTTGTGTTGAAGAGGATCTGATCCAACGTCTGCTGAACTCCGATATCACAGACTTTCCCTCCATCGTTGAATATGGCGTGAGTGCAGAAGAGAATGCACGGTTGGGCCTGCCCTGTGGCGGAAAGCTCACGGTGATGATAGAAAAGCTGGATAGATCAGCACTTCCGATATTGCAATCTATAAATCAAACCCTGAATAACCGCGAGTGCATTGAGCGCACGACCGAGCTGGAAAGCGGTACTATAAGCTTACGACCTGCCCAGCGTTTTGCCGCTTTGGAGATGAGCGAAAAGCGATGTATCCAGGTATATGGCCCTCGTTACAACCTATTGTTAGTCGGGGCAGGCCAGATTGCGGAATGCCTCGCGCAGATGGCAAGCATGATGGACTACCGGGTTATCGTAACCGATCCCCGTGAGGACAAACTAAAAGAGTTTCAGTCGCATATAAAAAACGAAAGCATCGACTGTGAGTGCGTCGGGGGTATGCCTGATGATGTGGCCCGTCAGTATGCTAATGACCCGTTCAGTATCGTCATCACGCTAACCCACGATCCCCGCATTGACGACATGGCACTCATGGAGGCGCTAACACTTCAAAACTATTATGTCGGAGCATTGGGATCAGTACGCACGACAAATCAACGCCTAAAACGGCTTGCTCAGTTAGATTTGAGCCCAAAACAGATTAATCGGTTACATGCGCCAGTAGGACTGTCGATCGGGAGTAAAACCGCACCGGAGATTGCTGTTTCTATACTAGCGCAACTCACTCAAATACGTCGCACGTCAGAAAGCAATACTAACGAAGAACCAACGTCGTGA
- a CDS encoding cytochrome P450 has translation MNDTAPSQCPMHDNIDRRKSAKLAEANVQPDEGARWVKTAEIARKVLRSKKSLQAGAGAEYMTADNPEHISVFFLDGEDHANKKRKTQRFLSPKAVSDQHFKVMTDFTNVLLEEFQKKGSDNLEDISFKLAVEVVGEILGLTDSDRAGRAHRIRRVMEETIVKPKQGIAGLIQKCTQISLIGTFYWRDVRPAINARKKSPKNDALSYYIEEKYPVKSIIIECLTYGAAGMMTTREFIVMAAWYLFEDEALRDRFMQGDTKDQLAILMEILRLEPVAGMIHRRLHEELPDFEGETLPSGELYGIDLRKSNVDEALVGECPFALDPDRAKRVKDLGRYMSFGDGSHSCPGWQVALHETRIFLELLFKVPGIKLAREPDISWHQEVVGYELRNAVVTCDKKD, from the coding sequence ATGAACGATACAGCACCCTCGCAATGCCCAATGCACGATAATATTGACCGCCGTAAGAGTGCAAAACTTGCCGAAGCGAATGTCCAACCGGATGAAGGGGCTCGCTGGGTCAAAACGGCGGAAATTGCCAGAAAAGTATTACGCAGCAAGAAATCATTACAGGCTGGTGCGGGTGCGGAGTACATGACCGCAGATAACCCGGAACATATTTCCGTATTCTTCCTGGATGGTGAGGACCACGCAAATAAAAAGCGAAAAACCCAACGTTTTTTATCTCCCAAAGCCGTGAGCGATCAACACTTTAAAGTGATGACGGACTTTACCAACGTCTTGCTCGAGGAATTCCAGAAAAAAGGTTCCGATAATCTTGAAGATATAAGTTTTAAACTGGCCGTTGAAGTGGTGGGTGAGATCCTCGGCCTCACCGACAGTGATCGAGCCGGAAGGGCGCATCGTATTCGCCGCGTTATGGAAGAGACGATTGTGAAGCCGAAACAAGGTATCGCCGGGCTGATTCAGAAATGTACGCAGATTTCCCTGATCGGCACGTTTTACTGGCGCGACGTGCGTCCTGCCATCAACGCGCGGAAAAAGTCGCCGAAAAATGACGCCCTCTCTTACTATATAGAAGAAAAATACCCGGTAAAATCGATCATCATAGAGTGCCTGACTTATGGTGCAGCCGGTATGATGACAACCCGGGAATTTATTGTTATGGCAGCCTGGTATCTGTTTGAAGACGAGGCCTTGCGCGATCGATTCATGCAGGGTGATACCAAAGATCAACTCGCTATCTTAATGGAAATACTGCGCCTGGAGCCGGTGGCGGGCATGATCCACCGTCGCCTCCATGAAGAATTACCGGATTTTGAAGGCGAAACCCTTCCCTCCGGGGAACTCTATGGAATTGACCTGCGCAAATCCAACGTTGACGAAGCACTTGTCGGGGAATGTCCTTTCGCTCTGGATCCGGATCGGGCAAAACGGGTTAAGGATTTGGGCCGGTACATGAGTTTTGGCGACGGATCTCATAGCTGCCCCGGATGGCAGGTGGCGTTGCATGAAACCCGCATCTTTCTTGAATTACTTTTCAAGGTGCCTGGAATCAAATTAGCCCGCGAACCGGATATTTCCTGGCACCAGGAAGTGGTCGGCTACGAATTGCGGAACGCCGTTGTTACCTGCGACAAAAAAGACTGA
- a CDS encoding FAD-dependent oxidoreductase, whose amino-acid sequence MIQSETYDVIVVGSGAAGALAALRAADLGLSVLIVEKAHKYGGTSATSGGVMWIPNNQLAPSDDDRDKTFTYIDSLLRGPVQRDRLEAYVDEAPKMANFLKSIGVPLTQAAWPDYFQNAPEARADRSVLCDTFDGRQLNDAQFVSMREQYNRFKIFRRYAMDIGEFFAISTKGPGWVQVFLKMVWRYWSDITTRKLSSRDRRFTQGGALMGHLFKQIFDRGVEVRTETGLKELIVNEGRVTGVQVNNFGRLYEINATHGVVLAAGGFEWNQELRDKFFTVPGLTRHSSSPEDANRGEALIAGMNIGAATEHTEAGWWIPTMHKPMDSASNFEEIHQAAFDVGRPHSVCVNRNGKRFVNEACSYDEFGIAMVEDQQKTGANTPCWLVFDATFRTKFTAGGFLPSMIMPDWKIPSDCWDHYIFKANSVDALAKKIHLPADALRRAVADMNRYAQSGADPEFGRGSNAYDQMFGDANVQPNPCLGPIDTAPYYAVPINLGDLGTKGGLKANSKAQVVDDNDQPIAGLYAAGNNSGSPFGNLYPGAGGTIGPAATFGYVAANDIAVKAGKLEAEPSDQARPGGKKAVA is encoded by the coding sequence ATGATTCAATCAGAAACCTATGATGTCATCGTGGTGGGTTCGGGAGCGGCCGGAGCATTGGCGGCTTTACGTGCTGCGGATCTTGGTTTGTCAGTATTGATCGTAGAAAAGGCGCATAAATACGGTGGCACTTCTGCTACCTCCGGCGGTGTGATGTGGATCCCGAACAATCAATTAGCACCCAGTGATGACGACCGCGATAAGACATTTACTTATATTGACAGCTTATTGCGAGGGCCGGTGCAGCGTGACCGATTGGAGGCGTACGTTGATGAGGCGCCGAAGATGGCGAACTTCTTGAAATCCATCGGTGTACCGCTCACTCAAGCCGCTTGGCCGGACTATTTTCAAAATGCGCCTGAGGCCCGGGCTGATCGCTCGGTACTTTGCGATACGTTTGATGGTCGTCAGCTCAACGACGCTCAGTTCGTTTCCATGCGTGAACAGTACAATCGCTTCAAAATATTCCGTCGCTATGCGATGGATATTGGTGAATTTTTTGCGATATCGACCAAGGGTCCCGGTTGGGTTCAGGTATTTCTGAAAATGGTCTGGCGTTATTGGTCTGATATCACTACCCGTAAGCTCAGCAGTCGAGACCGACGATTTACCCAAGGCGGCGCATTGATGGGCCATCTGTTTAAACAAATTTTTGATCGGGGCGTTGAAGTTCGTACAGAAACCGGGTTGAAAGAACTGATTGTTAACGAAGGGCGTGTCACTGGTGTGCAGGTTAATAATTTCGGCAGGTTGTATGAGATTAACGCCACCCATGGTGTCGTTCTAGCTGCAGGTGGATTTGAGTGGAATCAAGAACTGCGCGATAAATTCTTTACCGTACCCGGTCTCACCCGGCACAGCAGCTCTCCGGAAGATGCCAACCGGGGTGAGGCGCTTATAGCGGGGATGAATATCGGTGCTGCTACTGAACATACGGAAGCCGGTTGGTGGATTCCGACCATGCACAAGCCGATGGACAGTGCATCAAACTTTGAAGAAATTCACCAAGCGGCATTCGATGTCGGGCGCCCGCATAGCGTATGTGTAAACCGCAACGGTAAACGATTTGTAAATGAAGCCTGTAGTTACGATGAGTTCGGTATTGCGATGGTTGAAGATCAGCAGAAAACCGGTGCAAACACCCCTTGTTGGTTGGTGTTCGACGCCACCTTCCGTACCAAGTTTACCGCCGGCGGTTTCCTGCCGAGCATGATTATGCCGGATTGGAAAATCCCCTCCGATTGCTGGGATCACTATATTTTTAAAGCCAACTCCGTTGATGCATTGGCTAAGAAAATTCATCTTCCTGCCGACGCACTGCGTAGAGCTGTTGCCGATATGAACCGGTACGCTCAATCTGGCGCTGATCCGGAGTTTGGTCGCGGCAGCAACGCATACGATCAGATGTTTGGTGATGCGAATGTACAGCCTAACCCGTGCCTTGGGCCTATTGATACAGCGCCCTACTATGCCGTACCAATCAATCTAGGCGACCTGGGCACGAAAGGTGGACTTAAAGCCAACTCAAAGGCACAAGTCGTGGATGACAATGATCAGCCGATTGCCGGTTTATATGCAGCGGGTAATAATTCCGGCAGCCCGTTCGGGAATCTGTATCCCGGCGCCGGCGGCACCATTGGACCAGCCGCAACCTTTGGCTACGTAGCGGCGAATGACATTGCGGTGAAAGCTGGGAAGTTAGAAGCGGAGCCGTCTGACCAAGCCAGACCGGGTGGCAAAAAAGCCGTCGCCTAA
- a CDS encoding MFS transporter, with product MQSNRGEFRSGWTALIAATAGMSAGLGLNAYINNIFAPYLLEAFNWSKSELALNGAISIITVFWIPFVGRMADLFGVRKVAFFGILAYPCSFILMSMLSEDIRGLYAIHFLQVIFCATTTATVYCRVVAEKFSERRGVALAICAAGPAVAGAVASPLLTTYIDLNGWRAGFHAMAIFSGLLGVVTFILLPNKSNARKADDSKHNARKDYRSIFTSPAFRIIAVSGFLCSLTHALATSQVKVMLADHGVTGIEAGYMVSVFAVGVILGRLVAGVALDKWPTHIVAAIGMGLPCVGSYILATDTTQLAVLGFAIILIGLSFGAEADILAYATARYFPMHIYSSVMGLLTTAVGLAIGIGSGLLSFMLSKSDSFTGFLLLGGTLVLIGGVNLLRLGSIETVDNPAH from the coding sequence ATGCAATCCAATCGTGGAGAGTTCCGGAGCGGCTGGACAGCCCTGATAGCCGCCACAGCGGGAATGAGCGCCGGATTGGGACTGAATGCCTACATTAATAATATTTTTGCACCTTATCTACTTGAGGCGTTTAACTGGAGTAAATCCGAGTTAGCCCTAAACGGTGCTATTTCGATAATCACGGTTTTCTGGATACCGTTCGTAGGTCGAATGGCGGATCTGTTCGGTGTCCGTAAAGTGGCATTTTTCGGTATTCTCGCGTACCCGTGCAGCTTCATTTTGATGAGCATGTTGTCCGAAGACATACGCGGTCTGTATGCCATACACTTCCTGCAAGTCATCTTCTGCGCCACCACCACGGCAACCGTGTATTGTCGGGTCGTCGCAGAAAAATTTTCCGAACGGCGAGGCGTGGCTTTAGCCATTTGCGCAGCAGGGCCGGCGGTGGCCGGTGCCGTGGCCAGCCCGTTGTTAACCACCTACATTGATCTCAATGGTTGGCGAGCCGGCTTCCATGCGATGGCGATCTTTTCCGGGTTGCTGGGTGTGGTCACGTTTATATTACTACCCAATAAATCCAACGCACGCAAAGCGGATGACAGTAAACACAACGCGCGGAAAGACTACCGCTCTATCTTTACCAGCCCGGCGTTTCGGATCATTGCCGTCAGCGGATTTCTTTGTAGTCTCACCCACGCATTGGCGACATCTCAGGTTAAAGTCATGTTAGCCGACCACGGCGTCACAGGCATCGAAGCGGGTTATATGGTATCGGTGTTTGCAGTGGGTGTGATATTGGGGCGCTTAGTCGCTGGTGTCGCATTGGATAAATGGCCTACGCACATCGTTGCGGCCATCGGTATGGGCTTACCCTGCGTAGGAAGTTATATCCTTGCCACAGACACCACCCAGTTGGCGGTGCTCGGCTTTGCCATTATCCTGATCGGGCTGTCGTTCGGTGCGGAAGCGGACATTCTTGCCTATGCTACAGCCCGCTATTTTCCGATGCATATTTACAGCTCAGTCATGGGGCTATTGACCACGGCAGTGGGACTGGCCATTGGTATTGGCTCCGGTTTACTCAGCTTCATGCTGTCGAAATCCGATAGCTTTACAGGGTTTTTACTGCTCGGGGGCACTCTGGTATTAATCGGAGGAGTAAATCTTTTGCGTTTGGGTTCCATTGAAACCGTGGACAACCCGGCGCACTGA